A window from Toxoplasma gondii ME49 chromosome IX, whole genome shotgun sequence encodes these proteins:
- a CDS encoding hypothetical protein (encoded by transcript TGME49_265030), protein MFPLMDIMCLLHGYMHFLHFSLLLFTDAVHAAAPLSLVVPEETAASSKASLAEKGEELSVVHETPTSILESLPAENTSTNRLPDVHDMTVENTELTKRASDEAPDYQDLSLSQDEDLLDRKKTTLQTGKAQQPRLRGHAPQAGKVPGKKVFSRTNKLTDSPDEKEVTHKKERKRGHTRKSRFDKGHNVRPEDGDRVKLAALSHDVKVSDVNPLVRKRRYSDNKLISFRKQQPKATQGTPDNKVHHPGARTKTRFAQRRPRGKEDAVERSKVSATPVLEEQNLSSDAEATTEHKITAPMGNSAQTSASVDEGDRVLKKEETDDIEFLMKKAVRGAALNAVIIQYLVDEARKKDTDAEGLLEQQINNLNALAVKFMRFNKDMKEAVEKARDNSELQNQLVNYWLNHLVAQQLVIFKTFDPSTLNVEPKLTQSIQPLSLEKDLSLSSPN, encoded by the coding sequence ATGTTCCCTCTAATGGATATCATGTGCCTTTTGCACGGCTACATGCATTTTCTCCATTTCAGCCTGTTGCTGTTTACAGACGCCGTCCATGCTGCTGCACCGCTCAGCCTCGTTGTGCCGGAAGAAACGGCAGCCTCGTCAAAGGCCTCTTTggcggagaaaggagaggagtTATCCGTCGTACATGAAACGCCGACATCAATTTTAGAAAGCCTGCCTGCTGAAAACACGTCCACGAATCGACTCCCCGATGTACATGACATGACTGTGGAAAATACGGAACTAACAAAACGCGCATCAGACGAGGCTCCAGACTATCAAGATCTTAGTCTCTCGCAGGATGAAGATCTCCTCGACAGGAAAAAGACCACACTGCAGACAGGCAAAGCACAGCAACCCCGGCTGCGAGGGCATGCACCACAGGCAGGAAAAGTACCGGGGAAAAAGGTATTCTCACGAACAAATAAATTGACTGATAGCCCAGATGAGAAAGAAGTCACAcacaaaaaggagagaaagcgcggGCATACAAGAAAATCAAGGTTTGACAAAGGGCATAATGTTCGTCCCGAAGATGGGGATCGGGTGAAGCTTGCAGCTTTGTCCCATGACGTCAAAGTTTCTGACGTCAACCCTTTGGTCCGCAAAAGACGTTACTCTGATAACAAACTCATTTCATTCCGCAAACAACAACCTAAGGCCACACAAGGCACTCCCGACAACAAAGTGCATCATCCGGGTGCTCGAACGAAAACCAGGTTTGCGCAGAGACGGCCACGAGGCAAAGAAGATGCGGTAGAGAGATCGAAGGTTTCTGCAACACCAGTGTTGGAGGAGCAAAATCTCTCCAGCGACGCTGAAGCCACAACTGAGCACAAAATCACAGCACCAATGGGAAACTCGGCCCAGACTTCAGCTTCCGTCGATGAAGGCGATAGAgttctgaagaaagaagagacagacgacatCGAATTCCTCATGAAGAAGGCTGTCAGAGGCGCAGCCCTCAACGCGGTGATCATCCAGTATCTAGTCGACGAAGCTCGcaaaaaagacacagacgcgGAAGGCCTTTTGGAGCAGCAGATTAACAATCTAAACGCCTTGGCAGTTAAATTCATGAGATTCAACAAAGACATGAAAGAGGCTgtggagaaagcgagggacAACTCAGAACTCCAAAACCAACTAGTCAATTACTGGCTCAACCACCTTGTTGCGCAACAACTTGTCATCTTCAAAACTTTCGATCCCTCAACTCTCAACGTTGAACCGAAATTGACACAGTCGATTCAACCTCTTAGCTTGGAAAAAGACCTTTCTCTCAGCTCTCCGAATTGA